A single genomic interval of Methylobacterium bullatum harbors:
- the glxR gene encoding 2-hydroxy-3-oxopropionate reductase, producing the protein MAKVAFLGLGVMGGPMAGHLAKKGHAVTVYNRTTAKAEAWVTANGGASAATPREAAAGQEIVFACVGNDDDLRGVTLGEDGAFAGMEKGAIFVDHTTASAEVARELFQAASELGLGFIDAPVSGGQAGAENAALTVMCGGDEATYAKVEPAILSFAKASRLMGPAGSGQLTKMVNQICIAGIVQGLSEAIHFAKRAELDVDAVLDVISKGAAGSWQMENRGRTMNAEKFDFGFAVDWMRKDLGILLLEARRNGAKLPVTALVDQFYADVQAMGGNRWDTSSLIARLEK; encoded by the coding sequence ATGGCGAAGGTGGCGTTCCTGGGCCTCGGCGTGATGGGCGGCCCGATGGCGGGTCACCTCGCCAAAAAAGGTCACGCCGTCACCGTCTACAATCGGACGACGGCCAAGGCGGAAGCCTGGGTGACGGCGAATGGCGGCGCCTCCGCGGCGACGCCCCGCGAGGCGGCGGCGGGGCAGGAGATCGTCTTCGCCTGTGTCGGCAACGACGACGACCTGCGCGGCGTGACGCTGGGTGAGGACGGCGCCTTCGCCGGAATGGAGAAGGGCGCGATCTTCGTCGATCACACCACCGCTTCGGCCGAGGTCGCGCGCGAACTCTTCCAGGCCGCCTCCGAACTCGGCCTCGGCTTCATCGACGCCCCCGTTTCCGGCGGACAGGCCGGCGCCGAGAACGCGGCGCTCACCGTGATGTGCGGCGGGGATGAGGCCACCTATGCGAAGGTCGAGCCCGCGATCCTGAGCTTCGCCAAGGCCTCGCGCCTGATGGGACCGGCCGGCTCCGGCCAACTCACCAAGATGGTCAACCAGATCTGCATTGCCGGCATCGTCCAGGGCCTGTCGGAAGCGATCCACTTCGCCAAGCGCGCCGAGCTCGACGTGGATGCGGTACTCGACGTGATCTCGAAGGGCGCGGCCGGTTCCTGGCAGATGGAGAATCGCGGCCGGACCATGAATGCCGAGAAATTCGATTTCGGCTTTGCCGTCGACTGGATGCGCAAGGATCTTGGCATCCTCCTCCTCGAAGCCCGGCGCAACGGCGCCAAGCTCCCGGTCACAGCCCTCGTCGACCAGTTCTATGCCGACGTGCAGGCCATGGGCGGCAACCGCTGGGACACGTCGAGCCTCATCGCCCGCCTGGAGAAATAA
- the moaA_1 gene encoding Cyclic pyranopterin monophosphate synthase: MGVALAERVASRAPAPLIDPFQRAITYLRISVTDRCDLRCVYCMSDDMQFLPKRDLLTLEELDRLCGVFIDRGVRKLRITGGEPLLRRDIMHLFRRLSRHLGSGALEELTMTTNGTQLGRFAPELAELGVKRVNVSLDTLDPDKFRAVTRRGDLKVVLDGIEKARKAGIKVKINAVALKGVNEDEIADMIAWAHGDGMDMTLIEVMPLGEVEGDRTDQFLPLSVARARLEQRYTMVPLPDRTGGPARYVRIAETGGRLGFITPLTHNFCESCNRVRLTCTGKLYMCLGQEDAADLRHALRASPDDALVTQAVTDAIARKPKGHDFVIERARPAAVPRHMSVTGG, encoded by the coding sequence ATGGGTGTTGCCTTAGCCGAACGCGTCGCATCGAGGGCACCTGCGCCTTTGATAGACCCCTTCCAGCGCGCGATCACCTATCTTCGCATCTCGGTGACGGATCGCTGCGACCTGCGTTGCGTCTACTGCATGTCGGACGACATGCAGTTCCTGCCCAAGCGCGACCTGCTGACCCTTGAGGAGCTGGACCGGCTTTGCGGCGTGTTCATCGACCGGGGCGTGCGCAAGCTCAGGATCACGGGCGGTGAGCCGCTCCTGCGCCGTGACATCATGCATCTGTTCCGGCGGCTGTCCCGCCATCTCGGCAGCGGCGCTCTCGAAGAGCTGACGATGACGACGAACGGGACGCAGCTCGGTCGCTTCGCCCCGGAGCTCGCCGAGCTCGGCGTCAAGCGCGTGAACGTGTCCCTCGATACCCTCGACCCCGACAAGTTCCGCGCGGTCACCCGGCGCGGCGACCTCAAGGTGGTGCTCGACGGGATCGAGAAGGCGCGCAAGGCCGGGATCAAGGTCAAGATCAACGCCGTGGCGCTGAAGGGCGTCAACGAGGACGAGATCGCCGACATGATCGCCTGGGCGCATGGCGACGGCATGGACATGACCCTCATCGAGGTCATGCCGCTCGGCGAAGTGGAGGGCGACCGCACCGACCAGTTCCTGCCCCTCTCCGTCGCCCGCGCCCGTCTCGAGCAGCGCTACACCATGGTGCCCCTGCCCGACCGGACCGGCGGACCGGCCCGTTACGTCCGCATCGCCGAGACCGGCGGGCGCCTCGGCTTCATCACGCCGCTGACCCATAATTTCTGCGAGAGCTGCAACCGGGTCCGCCTCACCTGCACCGGCAAGCTCTACATGTGCCTGGGCCAGGAGGATGCCGCCGACCTGCGCCACGCCCTGCGCGCCTCGCCGGACGACGCCCTCGTCACGCAGGCCGTCACCGATGCCATCGCGCGCAAGCCCAAGGGCCACGACTTCGTCATCGAGCGCGCCCGTCCGGCCGCCGTGCCGCGCCACATGAGCGTCACCGGCGGCTGA
- a CDS encoding Phosphoserine phosphatase — MTLVATLIANESRPAITDAVLAEARSVLRTDHQPRILHGEVAAEIPFPGAGEDVSAMARRLRAAFAAEPFDVAVQVAGAHRRKRLFLADMDSTMIEQECIDELADTIGLKDRVAAITERAMRGEIAFEPALRERVALLRDLPVGVVDDLIRDRITLTPGGRSLVRTLKANGAHTCLVSGGFTLFTGPISATIGFDEAHATTLGVKDGHLTGEVLEPIVGKETKRATLIALRSRFGLDRADTLAVGDGANDLDMLGEAGLGVAFRAKPKVAAAADVRIDHGDLTALLYLQGYGANEFVA; from the coding sequence ATGACCCTCGTCGCGACCCTGATAGCAAACGAGAGCCGGCCCGCCATCACCGATGCGGTGCTGGCGGAAGCCCGTTCCGTGCTGCGGACCGACCATCAGCCGCGCATCCTCCATGGCGAGGTGGCGGCCGAGATTCCGTTTCCCGGCGCCGGGGAGGACGTTTCCGCGATGGCGCGGCGGCTGCGGGCGGCCTTCGCCGCCGAACCGTTCGACGTCGCCGTGCAGGTGGCCGGCGCCCACCGCCGCAAGCGGCTGTTCCTGGCCGACATGGATTCGACCATGATCGAGCAGGAATGCATCGACGAGCTCGCCGACACGATCGGCCTGAAGGACCGCGTCGCCGCCATCACCGAGCGGGCCATGCGCGGAGAGATCGCCTTCGAACCGGCCCTGCGGGAACGCGTCGCCCTGCTGCGCGATCTGCCGGTGGGCGTGGTGGACGACCTGATCCGGGATCGCATCACCCTCACGCCGGGGGGGCGCAGCCTCGTCCGGACGCTGAAGGCCAACGGCGCCCATACCTGCCTGGTCTCCGGTGGGTTCACCCTGTTCACGGGACCGATCTCGGCGACCATCGGATTCGACGAAGCCCACGCCACCACCCTCGGGGTGAAGGACGGCCATCTCACAGGCGAGGTGCTGGAGCCCATCGTCGGCAAGGAGACCAAGCGCGCGACGCTCATCGCCCTGCGCTCGCGTTTCGGCCTCGACCGTGCGGACACGCTGGCGGTGGGCGACGGAGCGAACGATCTCGACATGCTGGGCGAGGCCGGGCTCGGCGTGGCGTTCCGCGCCAAGCCCAAGGTCGCGGCAGCGGCGGATGTCCGCATCGACCACGGCGACCTGACCGCGCTTCTCTACCTGCAGGGTTACGGGGCGAACGAATTCGTCGCCTAG
- the dinF gene encoding DNA-damage-inducible protein F, with amino-acid sequence MSLTATADSPIGVTPVPATSRRILALALPMTLANVTTPLLGFVGAAVIGRLGDPALLGAMALGAVIFDAVFWSFGSLRMATAGLTAQAAGARDAGEIDRILARSLAAGLLVGLVITAAQGPIAAGAFALSGASPAVIAGLATYFHIRIFAAPFTLANYAILGSVLGRGRTDLGLLLQVAINLVNIALTLVLVLWADLSVAGAGIATLLAEAAGTALGLVLLARLGSRPFSVPFRVVRDPLALARMLSVNADVMIRTLLLVGAIALFSALGARSGDVVLAANAVLWNLFLIGGFFLDGFATAAETLCGQAVGARDEAGFRRAARLSLVWCVAFGLGVATLFLIFGAAFIDTVTTSPEVRETARAYLVPAALAPLVASLPFAYDGIYIGSTWTRAMRNLMIAATGIYAVAIGLAHAGGFGNMGLWLAFLTLLAARGASQALAYPGLARRTFAKPSGA; translated from the coding sequence ATGTCACTGACCGCTACGGCCGATTCCCCTATCGGGGTGACGCCGGTTCCGGCCACCAGCCGCCGCATCCTGGCGCTGGCCCTGCCGATGACGCTGGCCAACGTCACCACCCCGCTCCTCGGCTTCGTCGGGGCGGCGGTGATCGGGCGGCTGGGCGATCCCGCGCTTCTCGGCGCCATGGCGCTCGGGGCGGTGATCTTCGATGCGGTCTTCTGGTCGTTCGGCTCCCTGCGCATGGCGACGGCGGGGCTCACCGCCCAGGCGGCGGGCGCGCGGGATGCCGGCGAGATCGACCGCATCCTCGCGCGCTCCCTGGCGGCGGGCCTCCTCGTCGGCCTCGTCATCACGGCGGCTCAGGGGCCGATCGCCGCCGGGGCCTTCGCGCTCAGCGGCGCCAGCCCGGCGGTGATCGCGGGGCTCGCCACCTATTTCCACATCCGCATCTTCGCGGCGCCCTTCACCCTGGCGAACTACGCCATCCTCGGCTCCGTGCTCGGGCGCGGGCGGACGGATCTCGGCCTCCTGCTGCAGGTGGCCATCAACCTCGTCAACATCGCGCTCACCCTTGTCCTCGTGCTGTGGGCCGATCTCAGCGTCGCGGGTGCCGGCATCGCCACCCTCCTGGCCGAGGCCGCCGGAACCGCCCTCGGTCTCGTCCTCCTGGCGCGGCTCGGTTCGCGACCGTTCTCGGTGCCGTTCCGCGTCGTTCGCGATCCCTTGGCACTTGCGCGCATGCTCAGCGTCAATGCCGACGTGATGATCCGGACCCTGCTCCTCGTCGGCGCCATCGCCCTGTTCTCGGCCCTCGGGGCGCGGTCGGGGGATGTGGTCCTGGCGGCCAATGCGGTGTTGTGGAATCTCTTCCTCATCGGCGGCTTCTTCCTCGACGGGTTCGCCACGGCGGCCGAAACCCTGTGCGGGCAGGCGGTTGGCGCCCGCGACGAGGCCGGGTTCCGCCGGGCGGCCCGGCTCAGCCTCGTCTGGTGCGTCGCCTTCGGTCTGGGGGTGGCGACGCTGTTCCTGATCTTCGGCGCGGCCTTCATCGACACCGTAACCACGAGCCCGGAGGTGCGCGAGACGGCGCGCGCCTATCTCGTCCCCGCCGCCCTCGCGCCCCTCGTGGCCTCGCTGCCCTTCGCCTATGACGGGATCTATATCGGCTCGACCTGGACGCGGGCGATGCGCAACCTGATGATCGCGGCCACCGGCATCTATGCCGTCGCCATCGGCCTCGCCCATGCGGGCGGCTTCGGCAATATGGGCCTCTGGCTCGCCTTCCTGACGCTGCTGGCCGCGCGCGGCGCCAGCCAGGCCCTGGCCTATCCGGGCCTCGCCCGGCGAACCTTCGCGAAACCGTCGGGCGCCTGA
- the miaA gene encoding tRNA dimethylallyltransferase: protein MPPVTDGSHRQAPPAAILIAGPTASGKSGLATELARRHDGVVINTDSMQVYADLRRLSARPSAEEEALAPHRLYGEVDGAMNYSAGHFARDAARLLVDLNGRLPIFVGGTGLYFRALEEGLSDLPPVPEEIRTALRARAEDRTTERLHADLTEVDPAGAETLRPTDRARIMRALEIFAATGRPISAFHGERVAGPLAGKRLVKLFLAPERETLRARIDRRFLAMMEEGALDEVAALRERRLDPLLPIMRAHGVPGLIAHLDGTIPLAEAIQRGQGDTRRYAKRQFTWFRHQMGEDWAWSDPEAALAVATSLISPGGR from the coding sequence TTGCCGCCGGTCACGGACGGATCACACAGACAGGCGCCCCCGGCGGCGATCCTCATCGCAGGGCCCACCGCCTCGGGCAAGTCCGGCCTCGCGACGGAACTCGCGCGCCGTCACGACGGCGTGGTCATCAACACCGATTCCATGCAGGTCTATGCCGACCTGCGACGGTTGTCGGCGCGGCCGAGCGCCGAGGAGGAGGCGCTGGCGCCCCACCGGCTCTACGGGGAGGTGGATGGCGCGATGAATTACTCGGCCGGGCATTTCGCCCGCGATGCCGCGCGCCTCCTCGTCGATCTGAACGGCCGGCTCCCGATCTTCGTCGGCGGCACCGGCCTGTATTTTCGCGCCCTGGAGGAGGGTTTGTCGGACCTGCCTCCGGTCCCCGAGGAGATCCGAACCGCCCTTCGCGCGCGGGCCGAGGACCGCACCACCGAACGGCTCCATGCCGACCTCACGGAGGTCGACCCCGCCGGGGCCGAAACCCTGCGCCCCACCGACCGCGCCCGGATCATGCGCGCACTCGAGATCTTCGCCGCCACGGGCCGGCCGATCTCGGCCTTTCACGGCGAGCGCGTCGCCGGGCCGCTGGCGGGCAAACGTCTGGTGAAGCTGTTCCTCGCTCCCGAGCGCGAGACCCTGCGCGCCCGGATCGACCGCCGTTTCCTGGCGATGATGGAGGAGGGCGCCCTCGACGAGGTCGCGGCGCTGAGGGAGCGCCGCCTCGATCCGCTCCTGCCGATCATGCGCGCCCACGGCGTGCCGGGACTCATCGCCCATCTCGACGGGACGATCCCCCTCGCCGAGGCGATCCAGCGCGGCCAGGGCGATACAAGGCGCTACGCCAAGCGGCAATTCACCTGGTTCCGCCACCAGATGGGCGAGGATTGGGCCTGGAGCGATCCCGAAGCGGCCCTCGCCGTGGCGACGAGCCTTATTTCTCCAGGCGGGCGATGA